agggcagccCTGGCGTTTGAATCAGGATGGGGTTTAGCTGCCTGCCCTTTGCTCCTCCAGTAAACACCAGAAGCTGCCCCAAGGAAATGTCCAGTCACATCCAACGAGGTCCAAATGGTCTGGCATTGCTGGATGGGCCCAGCTTGGGGCACTTCCTGTGATGAGAGGTGGTCATGTTTCTCCAAAGCAGCTTTGGAGTAAGGGCATGTGCACAGATGGCCCTCTATTCACACACTCACCACAGCGAGGCCGTGTTTCATGCTGCCACCGAGTCCCTGTGTTGTCAGCATGTTCTTTAACCAGTTGTGCAGATACGGCTATGTGACTAACTCCAAGGTGAAGTTTGTCATGGTGGTGGATTCCTCTAACACAGCACTTCGAGACAACGAGATTCGCAGTGTAAGGGCAGGGTGTCTGCGACCGGTGCCTGGGCCTGTTTCCCCATTTTCACTTGTTTTGAAATGATTAGAAGCCATAAATCTTGTGCCCCTCTAGCTCTGCTCTGGGCACAGGAGGCTCTACATACCACCCCACCTGGTTGACTATGTGTACATGTGAATTAAAAATGTGGGTTCTTGTTTCAGATGTTCCGGAAGCTACACAACTCCTACACGGATGTGATGTGCAACCCCTTCTATAACCCGGGGGACCGCATTCAGTCCAGGTGGGTGGCTGCTCTCGGGTCTGCCACCTTCAGCAAGGCCCTGCTTGCTGAAAGGCAATGATTCTGAAAGGGAGGGAAGGTCTTTGTAAGCAATGAACACTGTTCCCCTAAGGCAGCAATTCTGAAGGAGCAGAACCCTGTTTTATCAAACAAACTCTTGCGCAGATTTCCAACATATAAaagggttggggggcagggtgtggGGCAGAGCCTGCCCGTTTGGTTTCCCAGGTGTGCCCAGCAGGCACATGTGCAGGCCTTCTGGCAGGACATCCTCCCATCCCTGCCTGAGTCTGTCTTTGATGTTGAACTTGGATGGTGAGGAAATTGGATCGCAGATGTCTTCAGATAGTCTTCAAAATAAACAGTCAACATCGGAATGTCATGAAGATGCTTCATAAAGAAGGATTCCTGTGTACACACCCCAAGTCTGCTCCTAGGAATTCCCGACGTTTCTAGACACGTTTCCCAAAGGCTCCTGGTAGCCGGCAGGGGAAAGGATACTGCACTGACCGGAGCCAGGCCTTTCCCATGGTGCCTTCTCTCAGCTGTGACACTGTGCTTTGGGTCATCCTGGGTTCCAGAGGGGAGAAGCTGGCAGCATTATGCTGACCCCTTGTCTCCTGGGCTGTTCATGGCAGGGACAGCCACTGTTCTCACTGTACCACAGCCCGGCAGTGCCCACATTgcagctcctcctcctctgcctggaGACCCAGCCAGGGCAAGGTTGAATCTAGTGAGCAGGACCTCGGGAACCTGTGTAGGGAACCAGGAGGCAGGAAACCTAGATTCTAATTGCTGAGTGTGGCAGGACACACATCCTGGCCTCTCAGCCACGTTTACTTACTTGGATGTTGGAGACTGATGCCTGGGGCGTCCTTGGAGTCAGGCAGTGCCACAGCGCCTGTCTGCGGGCAACGGGTAGAGGGCCGCGTCTCCTCTGCATCGGTCTGTTTCTGTTTGCAGGGCCTTCGACAGCATGGTGACGTCTATGATGATCCAAGTCTGTTGAGCAAGAACACTGCTGCCTGTGGCTTGAAGAGAAGCATTTTGTATATAGCCGTGTTGTGTAGACGTGTATTTATTATCATTTGTCTTTTCCTGAGTGTCACAGACGTGCTGCGTGGGGGCAAGGCCTGGTTTGGTGCATGTCTACTAAAGGTCCGTGACATCAggtttggcattttctttttgtgtcacCAGAGGGTTTAACTAAAGAGTTTAATGCAAGACTTCAGGGACTGGGGCAGAGGTCAGGGACTAGACAGCTGGGAGCCACTGTGCCCACTAGGCACAAAGGGGCAGGGCGAGCAGGGTGGCCGGAGCCCACAGTGCGAGGGGCCCTGGAGAGGCTGCCCTGGAGAGGCTGCAGCCGTGAGCTGCTGACAGGCCCCAGTGGGACTCAGGTGCTGGCCTCTGCTCCACCTGCTACTCCTACTGTGCCCTCCAGAGGCTgcccaggtggggtggggtgtagTGCCTCCTGTGCCTAGAGCGCCACAAGGGACAGCCCACACACCTTCCTCTACAGGGATAAGTCCTCTTGTCTCGCATCCGGCCCCACATCTGCACTTGTCCCAGCCTTGGGTGGCAGCCCTCACGAGATCTAGGACACCGCGTGTGACTGCAGCGTCTCATCTGTGGCTGCTTGCTTTGTGACCGTGAACGAGTCCTCTTCCACCTGTTAGTGCAGGGAGCTCCTAATGGCCAGAGGGCCAGATGGGGTTAGGAGCTGAGTCCCCTGCTGCCCCAAGCTGCCTGGGTGGTTGGGGCAGGGGGGGCTTACGTAGGAGGAGCTGATGTAATCATTATGTTTGCATTTTGCTTTCCCGGAAGCCTGCTCAGCTAAGTCCAGAGGACAGTCCTAATAGTTGACATGACTGAAGTGACGGCCCCTTTTGGGGTCAGGCATCCCAGGTTCTAGTACCCTTTGTCATTTGGGAACATGGCCCATGAAGTGGGAGAGGTGCCAAGGACCTGCTGGGCCTGAGCCCCACCTGCAGTCTGCTCTGCATTGTTTTCAGGCTAGTGCCCCAAGACAGTCGTGAGTGCCCCCCTGTCTCCCTCAAACGCTGGGGAGGGGGTCTCTGACCAGGAGGAAGGTGGCGCAGTTCCCTCTGGGGAGTGGGGAAGGCTGTAGCATCAGTCAGCCTGGGGCTAGAATTGGGATATGAACTCTACTCTGCATTCCTTTGGATGGCCTTCCCTTCTAACAAGCAcaggattaattttttaaattacaaaagtaaaaaaataatcaggAGGATGTTAAAAACACAAGTGCAGGTGGAATTGGAAAACCTAGAGTAGGGCTGAGAAGTACCAACCAGCAGGTGTTGGTTGTGATGCTAGTGGGCCGTGGGCCGCTCTCACACAGGACTTCTTCCCTGCAGTCCATGGTCGAGGTTTTAGTAGTGATCTCTGCTGCCTGACTAGTGACTCTGCAAATTAAGTAGGGACTGCAAGTTGGGACTCCCAACATCCACTGGATTCAGGTGGCAGGTGGCGTACTCTTCcttgttcatctttttccttcttcttgcctGGAACttggatgtgatggctggagctcagaCAGCCATATTGAGAACATGAGGATATGATTTATCCACTACGGACGGGGAGCAAAAAGCTAGCAGGAGCCTGGATCTTTGCTGTCATACCAGCCCTGAGCTATTTGTGTTCAGCAATTTtttaatgtgagaaaaataaatccctatCTTGTGGAAGTCATTGCTACCTGGGTTTTTCTGCAGGTACAGCCGGACCAAACCATACATGTTTTTTCTACATTAGGGAGTTTTCACACACATTGTTAGGTAGCATCCTATTTTCAGCCGGAGGAAATAAAGGATTACAAGTAATCTGCTAGCCTTTGTGCTGTCAGAACTGTCAGCAGTTTCAGGTTATCTTTTTGCAGCTCTGTACATGAGGCTGGCCTCATTGagggctgcctgcctgcctgtcccttGCCACTCCAGGACTGAGCCCCTTGGGTGCTGCACCTAGTCAGCCCTTGGCTGTTGTTCTGGGTGATTTCTCCTGCTTAAGTTCACCACCAGCAGTTCAGTCTTCCCTTGGGCATCAGcacctctccctctcctgccccagatCAGACGGGGGCAAAGGGAGCCGTGCGTCTCAGCCTTCTTAGGCACAGCCACTCAGAGCCCTCGCCAACCCTTGTGGTGGCCACATCCAGGAGTGCTTTCCATCCTCCCTCCACTTTAGCCTGCTCAGGTCTGAAATCCACGGGAAAGGAGCGAGTCCTGGGCCCAGTCTCTCCTTGAAGTGGCCACACAGAAGGGATcaagaaaatgctttccaaaaggAACTACTTGGGGTAGAAGACGCAGTGGGGCCTTACAGAAAAGCCAGCATGCACAATGAGTCCATCAAGAGCAACACATGACTCCCCTTACTGAGGAGGGGAACAGCTAAGGTGTTGAGCAGGTAGGAGCTGGTGGCATCTGCCTGGTGCTATATAACCTGCAGCTCAGGGAACTACCCCTGGTGGCACGCCTCCCCTGCAGCCCCCCGGCTCATGGTGCTGACCACGCACAGAGACCCCACGGCcaagcctggctctgccctgagctgctgggtgGCCTTGGCAAGGTTCCCTACCAGCCCTTCTACCCACCTTTTCACTAGGAAGgagggcttaaaacaacagaagttgagtcgctcacagttctggaggccagaatcAGGAATCCAGGTACAGCAGAGCAGGCTCCTGgaggttctgaggcctcttcccaggcctcttcccagcttctggtggctgccagggctCCTTAGCTTGTAGACACATCACCCCAACCTCTGCCTTTATCTCCGTTTCCACGTCATCTTCTCTGTGTGTCAGTGTCTCAGCTCCAGTGCTTGTCGTTTGATTGAGGGCCTACTCAGAtgatccaggatgatctcattccaacttaatcacatttgcaaagacccttttccaaataaggtcccattcacaggtcctggagattaggatgtggacatattttaGGGGAGGGCCATCATTCACCCTACCATGAGAGCCAACCAGGTCACAAGGGGAGTGTGAACCTGGCCTGAGGGAGGAAGTCAAAGACGCATGTAGGTAGAGCGCAAAGAGGTGACCCATCCTCCCCAAAGAATGTTGTCGTCGCAGGTGCTGGAGAAGGGGGACCAGGGACAGAGACAGGGACCAACCCACGTGTGGGCTAACTGGGTGGCCACCAACCTATCTGTAAATTGAAGCACTGAGCAGCTCTGTTAGAAGCTTAAGGAACCAATAATCAAATAAGCATAACAAGGCAGAGTTCCTTTAGAAAAGTGCAGGGAGGGTTCTTTAGTAGTTATTTAACACTAGAACACAGTGTGTTTGCACTTGGCCCCAGGCTTCTTTCCCAGCTCTGAGTGCAGTTAGGGGATAGACTACATACTGCAGCTTCAGGGAGAAAGCCAGGTGTGCCTGCTTCGGAGAGGATGGCAGTCAGAGTACCCAGTATGGAAAACTCCCCTCTGCTTCCTGAACTTCTGAGGAGGCCAGGCCTTTGCCCGGGGCCCCAGTGCCCGTCCTCCTGCAGTGCCTCACACCACAGTGCCTCACAGGTGAGGACAGACGGAGGCAGGTGTCTGAGTCACTTGCTGTGGGGGAAGCGTGTGCCCTGAAGGCCCGCAGACCTAGGTGAAGACACCGTTAGCCTCTAGTACTCTGTAGCACAGGGCCAGTGGTGACACTGCCACACAAGCCCTAACACTGCCCGCTGGTTGTTAGCTGTGAAATGAGGTAGAAGCGAGTCTCGGCCCCACAGCCACCTCCTATCACCCGCCTTTCTCTGTAGAATCTGCACCTGAGAAAGACACAATGAACGCGTGTCCGAGAGAGACGAATAAAGGGAGGTCTATTGTCacgtgcttttaaaaaatattcaaatttaataatttatgctTTACCATTAAAACACACAgtgctatttttctttaaaaggagttAGTCAGTGAGCCCCGAGTATGCCAACCCCGAGCTGAAGCAGCACTATGTGGGCCTCACCTGCCTGAAGCTTTGCCCAGTGCCCTCCAAAGCCTCAGTAGCGTCTCCTGCCAGGCCCACACCTGTACCCTGCTTCGTGACGTGGTTTTAGCCGTGGGGTCTGGGCCATTGTGCGAGGCCCTGGTGGGCCATCCTCCTGTCCGAGTGAAGAGGGGAGGAGTGGTTCTTACAGATGTGGGGGCAGCTTTCCACTGGCCCCGAATGTCTCCTCTGGCTTCATGCTCTCCTGTCCACCATGCCGTAGGACCCCACAGCACTCCAGACCCGCCCCCGTGGAGTAAACGGTCCCATGTGGAGCACAGCTGTATGTTCCGGATCCAGCCCTTCTTTCAGTATGGTGAACACCATGGTGAGACTCTGCCACATCCCCTGTGCaaagagagaatgggagatgAGTGCCCACCCAGGGCTGCGCCCTTCCCACCTGCACTCACCTGTTCCGCCTTCGTGGTCTGAAGTGGGCCCTGCCCTGGAGACTGCTGTGGGGGAAGGGTGCTCCCCTGGCACCTGGGTGTCCCCGCAGGCCCCCTCGGTCCGTGGAGCTGATCCCTGGTAAGTTGGTCCTTTTGGGCAGCACCTGAAACCAAAGGCCAAGTGGCCCAAGACTCCTGTTCTCCCATCCTCCTCCCCCATGCAGCCTAAATCCCCTCCCTAGGGTAGAGCCCAGGGCGAAAGCTgcctccaggaaggcttcctgggttTCTTTGCTGGAGGCTCACAGTCAGGTGTGCTCAGTCCCTAGAGCCCACCAGGCTCTCGAGGCCCCAGGGCATGGGGCCTCCCAAGGCATCAGACCCTAACCTTGTTCTGGACCTTCTCAAGATCCCCACTTAGGCCTAAACTGTCCAGCCACATCTTTGGTCTTGTAATATGCCCCTGAGAGCCAACATCTCCCCCTACAGGGGCTGGGGTCCAGCTCCGGAGGGGAGCCTCCTCAGAGCCACACCCAGGCCAAACCCCTTGGGGTCTGAGTGCTTCCACCCAGCCCCTGCTGCCCAGCAGGTGTGCCCAAAGACGCTGGGAGATTGGAGAAGGGTCAGGCTAGGCAACTCCCTGTGCCTGCATTTCCTGGCATCTCGGGGATTAATGGGTTAATATAGAGAAGCTCAGAACAGAGTCCACACACCACAGTGCCCCACCTAGAGGTGCCCTGGTGACTCATGGGGGACAAGCACCTTGATGACCCGGCCTCGGAAGATGCTCTCATCCAGATCCACAGCAGCCTGGGCTGAACTCTCAGTGGCAAACTCTATGTAGGCAtagctggggtggggcagggactgGTAAGGGCCAGCCCAGGTCGCCCATGCCGGGC
The DNA window shown above is from Rhinolophus ferrumequinum isolate MPI-CBG mRhiFer1 chromosome 15, mRhiFer1_v1.p, whole genome shotgun sequence and carries:
- the TRAPPC2L gene encoding trafficking protein particle complex subunit 2-like protein encodes the protein MAVCVAVIAKENYPLYIRSVPMENELKFHYMVHTSLDVVDEKVSAMGKALVDQRELYLGLLYPTEDYKVYGYVTNSKVKFVMVVDSSNTALRDNEIRSMFRKLHNSYTDVMCNPFYNPGDRIQSRAFDSMVTSMMIQVC